Proteins encoded together in one Paenibacillus sp. J23TS9 window:
- a CDS encoding multidrug effflux MFS transporter, with protein sequence MIIVLGALSAFGPFSLDMYLPALPSLADTMHTTTSLTQLSLTSCLIGLSVGQLLAGPFSDVRGRRIPLLIGMVVYGVSSLLCAFSTSIEMLILLRFIQGIAGSAGIVISRAIVRDMYSGSELTKFFSMLMLVNGAAPILSPIVGGQLLQVTSWRGVFIVLAAIGIVMLLSVLFGLPETLKPDKRSSGGMKNTLKTFGVLLKDRKFMGLALSSGFISAAMFAYISGSPFVLQKIYGVSPQMFSLIFAMNGLGIIIAGQITGRLAGRVNEKKLLVTGITLATIGGLSLLILLTAKAPLAAILPPLFIVVSCVGIVGTAGSSLALQNYGHAAGSASALLGLLSYIFGGIVSPLVGIGGSTSALPMGIVIAGADVFSVLCYLLLVRSARSRVLTTEVSGIHNKSS encoded by the coding sequence ATGATTATCGTTCTTGGGGCGCTATCTGCCTTCGGTCCATTTTCGCTGGATATGTATTTGCCTGCGCTGCCAAGCCTCGCGGATACGATGCATACGACAACCTCGCTGACACAGCTCAGCCTGACTTCCTGTTTGATTGGACTTTCGGTGGGCCAATTGCTCGCTGGGCCGTTCAGTGATGTTCGCGGACGGCGCATTCCACTGCTGATCGGCATGGTGGTTTACGGCGTTTCATCTTTATTATGCGCATTTAGCACATCGATTGAGATGCTGATACTTTTGCGTTTTATTCAAGGGATTGCAGGGTCCGCTGGGATCGTCATCTCGCGCGCGATTGTCAGAGATATGTATTCCGGCTCGGAGCTGACCAAGTTTTTCTCTATGCTGATGCTGGTAAATGGTGCAGCACCAATTTTGTCTCCGATTGTGGGCGGTCAGCTGCTGCAAGTGACATCCTGGCGCGGCGTCTTTATCGTGCTTGCGGCGATTGGCATCGTAATGCTTTTATCGGTACTTTTTGGATTACCCGAGACGCTTAAACCAGATAAACGCTCCAGCGGCGGCATGAAGAACACGCTCAAGACATTTGGTGTACTGCTGAAAGATCGTAAATTTATGGGCCTTGCATTAAGCTCGGGATTTATTTCTGCAGCGATGTTTGCCTATATTTCGGGATCGCCGTTTGTGCTTCAAAAAATTTACGGGGTGAGCCCGCAAATGTTCAGTCTGATTTTCGCTATGAACGGGCTTGGCATTATTATTGCTGGACAGATCACAGGTCGACTGGCCGGACGGGTCAACGAAAAGAAACTGCTGGTGACAGGTATTACCCTGGCAACGATCGGAGGCCTGTCTCTCCTAATTCTGCTGACAGCCAAAGCGCCGCTTGCAGCAATCCTGCCACCGCTCTTTATTGTTGTCTCCTGCGTTGGTATTGTGGGTACCGCGGGCTCCTCGCTGGCTTTGCAGAATTATGGGCATGCGGCAGGCAGCGCATCGGCACTGCTCGGACTTTTATCATACATTTTCGGCGGCATTGTCAGTCCTCTAGTCGGCATCGGCGGCAGCACATCAGCGCTTCCGATGGGCATCGTGATCGCTGGTGCGGACGTATTTTCCGTGCTTTGCTATCTGCTGCTGGTCCGCAGTGCCAGAAGCAGAGTGCTGACGACAGAAGTTTCTGGCATTCACAACAAGAGCAGTTAA
- a CDS encoding YugN family protein has product MINLESRLENIEDRFVNIDGYLCTHDFTLAGNWDYKHGYLDKRLDQERMVWLRIPFHVTKGNLDGECGGCHATVKLGRPFVFKYIYNTGTDKHATPHLMGALFDQFQPPLDDDAPLDEFWVEHARKVLNEVERGYLH; this is encoded by the coding sequence ATGATCAATCTGGAGTCAAGACTCGAAAATATCGAAGACCGCTTTGTAAATATCGATGGCTACTTATGCACGCATGATTTTACGCTAGCCGGGAACTGGGACTACAAACACGGCTATCTGGACAAACGGCTCGATCAGGAACGGATGGTATGGCTGCGGATTCCTTTCCACGTGACCAAGGGGAACCTGGATGGAGAATGCGGCGGATGCCATGCAACCGTCAAGCTGGGACGCCCGTTCGTATTCAAATATATCTACAACACGGGTACGGACAAGCATGCCACCCCGCATTTAATGGGTGCCCTATTCGACCAGTTTCAGCCACCGCTTGACGATGATGCGCCCCTGGATGAATTTTGGGTGGAGCATGCCAGAAAAGTGCTGAATGAAGTCGAACGGGGCTATTTGCATTAA
- a CDS encoding GNAT family N-acetyltransferase — protein sequence MKYSDTSYETERLRIRPLKVEDYLAWLTGYNNRLTSQHRHDEGNRDMNECSMEWYMSLIQQHQELARNDKVYAYGLFLKDEGSHVGMIDFMTLIRDEFQWGCIGYTIHNQYWRNGYGKEAVLKALDIASNDLKFHRIEAHINVDNEASIRLAQSTGLEYECTRKGFIYEFGDWTDNLIYYKNLI from the coding sequence TTGAAATATTCCGATACTTCTTACGAAACCGAGAGACTTAGGATAAGACCCTTAAAAGTAGAAGATTACTTAGCTTGGCTTACTGGATACAACAATAGACTAACGTCCCAGCACAGACATGATGAAGGTAACCGGGATATGAATGAATGTTCCATGGAATGGTATATGAGTTTGATACAACAGCATCAAGAGCTAGCACGGAATGACAAAGTTTATGCTTACGGGCTATTTTTAAAGGATGAAGGGTCACATGTGGGGATGATCGACTTCATGACACTGATAAGAGATGAATTCCAATGGGGATGTATTGGATACACGATTCATAATCAATATTGGCGCAATGGTTATGGTAAAGAGGCAGTACTTAAAGCGCTGGACATTGCCTCCAATGATTTGAAATTCCACCGTATTGAGGCGCACATTAATGTTGATAATGAAGCCTCCATCCGACTCGCACAAAGCACAGGACTGGAATATGAGTGTACCCGCAAAGGATTTATTTACGAATTTGGCGATTGGACGGACAATCTTATCTACTATAAAAATCTGATATAA
- a CDS encoding pyridoxamine 5'-phosphate oxidase family protein: MEQSPSQELSAELYELLNGKDLETKQHEALMLMTVTEEEWPHTAMISAGEIIALDSKRVRLAMWSGTTTTRNLIRTEKATLAFVYAGAAHYIKLSLKRLPVLPAAKHPRERFEADIVAVRSDVAQYANITTGIQIDLKEEESVLRRWHETLAELML, encoded by the coding sequence ATGGAACAGTCGCCAAGCCAGGAGCTTTCCGCGGAACTATATGAGCTGCTGAACGGTAAGGACCTCGAGACCAAACAGCATGAAGCCTTGATGCTGATGACCGTCACGGAAGAAGAATGGCCACATACGGCCATGATCAGTGCAGGTGAAATAATTGCTTTGGACTCCAAGCGGGTGAGATTGGCCATGTGGTCCGGTACGACAACCACGCGTAACCTGATTCGTACGGAAAAGGCGACTCTGGCGTTTGTTTACGCTGGAGCAGCGCATTATATCAAGCTTTCGCTGAAACGGTTGCCGGTTCTGCCTGCAGCCAAACATCCGCGCGAACGGTTCGAGGCAGATATTGTGGCTGTCAGATCAGATGTGGCGCAATATGCCAATATTACCACCGGGATTCAGATTGATCTGAAGGAAGAGGAGTCCGTCCTCCGGCGGTGGCATGAAACATTGGCAGAACTCATGCTGTAA